TCATGCAGGATTAGTAAACAGAGATAAATTTAGCACAttatgaaaaaacagaaaagcctCATGCCCattataaatcattaaaattcATCACAGAACTCACCATTCAAAGTTATCTCAAATGCACCTGTTGACATACACTGGTTCTCAATCATGTTGCTCAAGAAGAAAACCATCATACATGCATAGACCtaagagaaaatataatacagAACAAGCAAAGTCATTATGAAGGCCAAACAACATCAGAACTTAAGACATCGTAGTCTCATTTTATTTGCTAATTGCTCTTTTTTTACTCTACTTCTTAAGTGTCTGTACAAACTATTACTGCTATTCCATGTTAACATATGCAGAACAAGAAAAATGCAACATTAACTCACAGCTTTTACATGATGAAGAACATATATGACATTCACAACATAGAGAATTTCTAGAGATCTCATAATAATAGCAAGTTAAACAAAAGAACGCCAGCATTAGAAGGGTTCATTTCaccatttttataataataaatgtatgaaTTCACAAGAGACTAGTGATGCAATAATCAGCAACCCTATGTATCCAATATAGCCTGTCCATGTTCCAAACAAATCATTTTAttcaaaccaagaaaaaaaagtaggTTAGAAAGCACTGACATACTAAATTATTCATTTACCTTTTGAAGACAAATCTATACTTTCCCAAAAAGACCAGAGGTTCCTTGTCGGGCAAAGAGGTTTTAATTTAATAGAATCACCTGACTAAAAATAGGACATAGTAAAAATGTCAATTCACAGCAAGCtgttaaagagaaaaatccatcCAAATGAGCACAGCAGATGAGAAAGGGCTTTCCCCCCAGTCCCACTTGAGTAGTCAGGCTTTCATTTCATAACGGTTACCCTAGCCTTTTGGAATATAAGTCTACTTTCTTGGGAAAAATCCACAGGATGTGTCATAAAACTTCAGCTTTCAAGTACATTCCTCTTCCACAGATCAAGCATGTTATATGTCTAAAGTAAAATGCACTAAAGATAATTTGCAATCaatagaattaataaatataGCACAAAACATTTTCAATAGGTAAAACTTCAATTCTTAATCTGATCCAAATTAGTATCTTGTTAATAACAGGATAGACATACACTGCAATTAGAGACAGCACCTGAGATTATTTAAGAAGCCTCAAATGTTACTGGAAATAAGTGATTCCCTAAGAAAAATTAGTATAGCTACACAGTCATCAGCTAAAGGTAATCAGTTCAGATAGAGGACTCCAAAAGAGACTACTTCTTGGAAGGACACCAAGGCAATCTCAtccaagagagaaataaaaattagttcCATTTCTCACAGCCTAAGGTAAAACCTCCAGAAAACATGATTTTAAGTAAAACAGATGAAAGAGAGCTAGAAAGAATATATGTTGTaatggagaagacaattaatgactctataacatcttactacactgaaagACAGTGACCACaagagagggggtgaggacttgacaatatgggtgaatgttgaaaccaccacTGTGTCGTCTATGTGAAACCATcgtaagattgcatatcaatgtactttaataaagaaaaacaaaatatatgctgTAGCAAAATCCTATAAAGGATAGAACAAGTAGAAAAAGATTCTTATACATATTTACATTGATTGTTACAGGTAATGTAATTTACTAAACAGAGTCCCCATAAATAGGAAAGTCAAAagataaatagtaaaaaaaaaaaaagacatagttCAGGTAAGAATAAATTTGTGGTGGaaatcccattttttaaaagagaataaacCCCCTAAAATCCACATCAGTTGGTATAAAAGGCCTACGTTTTGTGTATATAATATTTTGGTGGATATGATTTGCCCTAAGTTATATAACCAAAATCAGGCATAAATTGTTCTGTGCCCAGGGCCTACTAAAGCAACACCTCCTTATCCTTCcaataataaaaaggtaaaacCTAATCATTCTTAATACATAAATATAGAAACTAAGGCCAAGGGAGGTTAAGTGCTTTGCCCAGAGATAAAGTTGAAATAACACTTAAACAGGGAAATCAActactttaaaaatgaagaaaaatccaTTAAAATACCTTCACTGACAACTTAAAAACCTACAGCTATCACACAGCTATTGTTACATACCTTATTTTCTTGGCCCCACTGCCAGATGCTAGGAGCTTGCAtgccaaagaaagcaaaaggatcCTTGCCAACAATTATTAAGCCTATTAATACTAGTTTGAAGACTGACAGGAAAGATGCTATGTgtctattaaaagaaaagaaacatattcATCAGAAGCCATATTTTTACATCTACTTCAAAATTTCATACCTCCAGTCTATGTGTACATTTTCTAGACACCAAATCTAAAAGTCACCAATTATAATCAGTGAAAAAGATAATAACCAAAGGTTACTGTgcagttttaaaacaaaagtttaatatcttttaaattaatcaaaactaacataaaattatatggcattggcatttaaaaatactattattttaatgGTAGAAAATTTTGTACCATTTACTTTCTACAAAATTTTGGGAGTTCTTGGGCTATTTCCACAATAAAAATTACGTAAGGAGACACAGCTTTAGAAGGGCTACCAACTCTGAAATAATCCTCTTTCCTTCTTATAGAAAAATTCTTCTGTATTTGGATCAAATAAACTTGCTATTTATAAAACAAGGTTCTTATACATAACCAAGAAATTTTAATAACCAAGGAAAATTAATTGAACCAATTTACAAAAATTTAttcacaagtaaaaaaaaattcactgaaaaattcCTTTTAAGTTACTGAAATTTACTTACCTATATATTGGCTGAGGAAGGTAATTCTCTCCTTCAATGCGGATGTCTGGGTACCGCTGGCTAATAACCCGCATGTACTCTTCAAACACCCGCCTATATCCTCAGGAAACActgcagaaaaatgaaagtgcTTCTTTTAAGTGATTTAGAATATGCCTAGATTTATTTTGTAGTTAGACAAAgcctaaaaaaaatttcaagattaaaaatgtttctgaagaacaattaaaaattaagaatgataAATGCTGGATGATGGGTATATGGAGGGATCCCCCCTACACACAAATTTCACATATTTAAGTTACATTCCCCTCAAATCTTTCCATTTGAACATTAATCTTTATAAATTTGGGTTATTGTTACAGATTGGGACAGCATCAAATATCTATTTATATATGTCAGCATACAGTGAGCTTTCAAATCAATATGCCTTTTTTTGGGTATCAATGACTGTAAACacactgaaatgaaaacaattctTATTCATCTGAAATAGAGACTTTCAAAAGTGGGGCAccataagtttaaaaaaaaaaccaaggcaTAAAACATGAAATTCTTCTGGTCTGGACAAATATGCCGCTCAATCCCAATAAAAGGAACTTAAATAACTCTTACATCCCTTCTGATGCtaaatttttattctactttgcaaaggaaacaaagattGGGAAGATAATTTTCAGCAATATGACAGCAATCCATATAATTACTCTAAAAATTTAGTCAACAGAATCCAATCATCTCCATTAAAATCTCTGAACAACTGAACTGTGGATATGTATTTCCCTAACAGGGGAAATGGTACCAGAGTGcacatacagagaaaaaaggtaTACTGGAAATTTAAGACACTgacaaatgaaactgaagaatttatattgttaaaGTATCCATATTACCcgaagtaatctacagattcagtgtaatccctatcaaaattccaatggcatttttcatagaacaaagaatcctaaatttgtatggaaccccAAAGAACCCAAAAAAACATTTAAtctggcaattccacttctgggtatatacccaaagaaaatgaaatccctaCTGTTTGCTCTGTGAGTTCCAATCCTACACCAAGGGAAGCCCTAGAGTCCCAGCTAGAAAGATGGGTTTATGTGCAGGCAACACTACTGGTCAGAGTTCTCCAACTCACCTACCTTTCTGACTACTATGCTCAGAAACCTAACTCTATCCTCAGTTCTTCCGATCCCAAGTCTTCAGTTTAATCTCAGACCTCTGTTCATGAAACTCCAAATAGAACTGACCCATAAACCTGAAATCCAAAAAGGACTTGAAAACTGAAAGCctcaaatttccagttataaaatgaattaagtcTTGgggatgtacagcatggtgactatagttaacagtagTGTACTGCATACTTGAAAGCAGCTAGGAAAGTGGatcttaaaagttaaaaaaaaaattgtaactgtggtgatggatgttaaagGGATTTACGGTACTGATCATtctgcaatatatacaaatagcaaAATATGTACAACTCAAACTTTTGTCAATTAcgctcaataaaaataaaagtgaaacaaactgtACCTTTCTTATTCTGAAAAACGAAGCAGTTTACAAGACTGACACAACACATTGTAGACAAGTTTAGTTATGCATGAGTAAACTTTCCTTCCTATATTTGCCTCTAGATTAGTGAAGAAAAACCAAGGAACATTTTTCCTATCGAATCATTTTCCACAAaacaatttttctgttttgaaacaaCAACCCCTACTGCTGACatatgttttccaaaataaaacgTACCTAGTGTTTATCATGGTGGacaaaatgttaaattatagGCATACAAGATAGGAGCCAGTAATTTTTCCATCTCTATCACCACCCAGTTCTTTCAACTGATTCCATTTTTTCTGAGTTAATGAGTAAAATTATGATGTCCAGTTAACTCTAACAAATAAGTATGTGAACTTGCTAGAAATATGTTGCAGCAGCTCCCTGTTCCTTCTGCCCCTGGACTAAAGGGCCTTATCAAGTAAACTTAAAGTctgaaaagaaatctttaaagTTAAATCCTAATCACTTTGCAAATCTCTTTCCAGTAATATGAAATATCTTAATATATGTAGTTTAACTCTTGCAATTGctcaagttaaaatattttccatacaaCACTTTTTTAAAAGGGAGAACTTGTGTACAATTTACATGATCTATGTGTAATGAACAGAAaggaaattcagaaaatacagaaaaatcctGTTCATGCTATTTCAAATagattttgtacttttttttttcgttaggtttattcctaggtatttttttctttttgatccaattgtgaatggaattgttttcctgatttctcgaTTTTGTACTTTTTTAGGTCCATCATGCTTTCAGTCTCCAAATTCATGATGCCAACCATTCCACTTTTCCCCTTTCTGTACTATATCTGGTCCTTATAGTCAAATGCCTATTTTATCAAACTTAAGCCTGTCACAAACCCCAGCCTCTTACATCTCCTTATTAAAAGACAAGAGGGCAAAACCTCAGATATTTACTTATGaaataattgtgatttttatttttaccacctCTTGACCTCACCATCCCCTTTGGTTTACAATAACCTCCCCTTCAACTGTCGTCTCACCCACACATAGGACTGGATCCTGTTTATATCATGAGACCCAACTCTTATCCCAACAGACAGTCCAGAAATGTGAACTTGTCGTAGGAAGGC
The DNA window shown above is from Manis javanica isolate MJ-LG chromosome 3, MJ_LKY, whole genome shotgun sequence and carries:
- the SELENOT gene encoding thioredoxin reductase-like selenoprotein T — its product is MRLLLLLLVAASAMIRSDASANLGGMPSKRLKMQYATGPLLKFQICVSUGYRRVFEEYMRVISQRYPDIRIEGENYLPQPIYRHIASFLSVFKLVLIGLIIVGKDPFAFFGMQAPSIWQWGQENKVYACMMVFFLSNMIENQCMSTGAFEITLNDVPVWSKLESGHLPSMQQLVQILDNEMKLNVHMDSIPHHRS